In Sediminitomix flava, the genomic stretch TTCCAATCTTCTCTAGTATTGAGATTATCGGAATAGTTCTGCCATGTTGTTCCTATTGATAATAAGTTGCCATCTTTTGGGAAAGTAAAATTCACAATTGAAGCGAAACCAGCTTTAGCATATTCTTCATTAAAGTCTATTCCGGCATCCCAAATATCACCCGTCATCCAGAAATTATCGCTCCAGTTTGCTCCTGCTATATTTGGATTCTTTTCTCTCCAATTACTCAAAGCTTCATTGCATGCTTTGTTTAATTCTACCCAACGGAACGTATCTACATTTTCTAACACATCACATCTAAAGCCATCAATTCCGAACTCCTCTACCCAAGCGGCAAGCCAATGAATAACATATTCTGATTGAGCAATATCTAAATCCGTTCGATACTTCTGAGCCGAAGGATTAACCCACTTCTTAAATTCGTCGCCTTCACTTGCCCATTTATTCTTCATGAGTTGAGGAAGACCTACTGCCTTTCTTGAATCTGTCCTAAAATCAGGCAAACCAAAGATACTTTCCGTCAATACATCTTTATCAACTTCTTCACTACTTCTTATCCAAGAATCTCCCCACCAATTCATCCAATTCTGAGAATCTTCAAAGTCAAAATGATTGAGGTATGAATAAATCTGATAATGCTCTAAGCTATCTTTTCCTTCAAGATTTAATCCATCGTAGTGCATTACGGCTTCATCTTCCGTCAGATCAACTCCTCCAAATTTATATTGAACAGCATCTAAGAGCGTTAAATACCCTGGATGATTAATCCCTGCATCCATAACCACTCTCATTCCTTGAGTGTGTGCTAAATCAACAAATGCTCTGAATTCTTCAATTGTACCAAAGTTTTTATCCATGGCTGTAAAATCCATCGGATAATAACCATGAT encodes the following:
- a CDS encoding alpha-amylase family glycosyl hydrolase; the protein is MKKNLLGKVLFTLFLLSSLYSCKSRVESSAVGESFTWDNATVYFVYIDRFFNGTSSNDENYNRKNDYGNETKNVATFHGGDIVGITQKLEEGYFQKLGVNVIWITGVYEQIHGWVGGGDKNDFPHYAYHGYYPMDFTAMDKNFGTIEEFRAFVDLAHTQGMRVVMDAGINHPGYLTLLDAVQYKFGGVDLTEDEAVMHYDGLNLEGKDSLEHYQIYSYLNHFDFEDSQNWMNWWGDSWIRSSEEVDKDVLTESIFGLPDFRTDSRKAVGLPQLMKNKWASEGDEFKKWVNPSAQKYRTDLDIAQSEYVIHWLAAWVEEFGIDGFRCDVLENVDTFRWVELNKACNEALSNWREKNPNIAGANWSDNFWMTGDIWDAGIDFNEEYAKAGFASIVNFTFPKDGNLLSIGTTWQNYSDNLNTREDWNTLSFLNNTYKRDTQNSDMMNCGTSLLLSPGAVQIFYGDEVGRKAVESNASDPTHGFRSDFVWGTNPEMLKHWRKLGQFRNNHHSVGAGIQTSIGENTFLREYDKNGHRDRVIIKLTEDELSVVELRDIYEEGTQLRNAYSGEIAKVEDGKVAFKSVNQVLLIEEVR